Below is a genomic region from Paraburkholderia sp. BL23I1N1.
GCCGGAAGGTCACGGCATGCTGAAGGTGTGGATGAGCCACGGCGACAAGGTGCTGGAAATGCCGGCGGGCTTCCAGCTGATGGCCTCGACGGAATCGTGCCCGATCGCGGCGATGGCCGACGAAACGCGCCATTTCTACGGTCTGCAATGGCACCCGGAGGTGACGCACACCGTGCAGGGCCGCGCGATGCTCGAACGTTTCGTGCTGCAGATTTGCGGCGCGAATCCCGACTGGGAAATGGGTCACTACATCGACGAAGCCGTCGCGAAGATTCGCGAGCAGGTGGGTAACGAGCACGTGATTCTGGGCTTGTCGGGCGGCGTGGATTCGTCGGTGGCGGCGGCGCTGTTGCATCGCGCGATCGGCGATCAGCTGACCTGCGTGTTCGTCGATCACGGCCTCCTGCGTTTGAACGAAGCGGAGCAGGTGATGGCGACTTTCGCCGATCACCTTGGCGTGAAGGTGATCCACGTCGACGCGAGCGAAGTGTTCCTGTCTAAGCTGGCCGGCGTGACCGACCCGGAAGCGAAGCGCAAGATCATCGGCGCGGAATTCGTCGAGGTGTTCCAGACCGAAGCCAACAAGCTGACCGACGCGAAGTGGCTGGCACAAGGCACGATCTATCCGGACGTGATCGAATCGGCCGGCAAGGGCAAGAAGGCGACGCAGACCATCAAGAGCCACCACAACGTGGGCGGCCTACCGGAGACGTTGAATCTGAAGCTGCTCGAACCGCTGCGCGAACTGTTCAAGGACGAAGTGCGCGAACTCGGCGTGAAGCTCGGTTTGCCGCCGGCCATGGTGTATCGCCACCCGTTCCCGGGCCCGGGTCTGGGCGTGCGGATTCTCGGCGAAGTGCGCCGCGATTTCGCCGATCTGCTGCGTCGCGCAGACGCGATTTTCATCGAGACGCTGCGTACCTTCATCGACAAGGAAACCGGCAAGTCCTGGTACGACCTGACGAGCCAGGCATTCGCCGTGTTCCTGCCGGTGAAGAGCGTGGGCGTGATGGGCGACGGGCGGACTTACGAGTACGTCGTTGCGCTGCGCGCCGTGCAGACGCTGGACTTCATGACCGCGCATTGGGCGCATCTGCCGCACGACTTGCTGGGGCATGTGTCGAACCGCATCATTAATGAAGTGCGCGGGATTAACCGGGTGGTGTACGACATCTCGGGTAAGCCGCCGGCAACGATTGAGTGGGAGTAATTCAGGATGCTCTGCAGCAGTCTGCAGACATCCGGCCTCTCCCGCTTTTCCTCACAGAATCAAGGGTTTATTGCCTGGTGCAGTCTAATGGGGGCTGATAACAGCTGGGCACTACCGACGGTATGGTTGACGGTATAGCATCTTGCTCTGCGGACGATCCAACGCGATACCGTCACGACGCGTGACGGTATCAGGTGACGGTATCAGTTCACGGAGTATTGCATGCTTACCGATCTGGAATTGCGGGCGCTCAAGCCAGCCGGCAGGATCTACAAGGTGGCCGACCAGCGCGGCCTGTACGTCGCGGTTACGGTCTCCGGTGTCGTCAGCTTCCGGTTTGACTACCGGCTCAACGGGCGGAGGGAGACGCTGGTCATTGGTCGTTACGATCCCCGGCTACCCGCCAGGGGCGTGCGTGAGACGCACGAATTGAGCTTCGGGATGTCACTCAGCCTCGCGGAAGCGAGGCTGCTTATCGAACGGGCCCGCCGCGACGTCGAGCAAGGCATCAGCCCGTCGCGGGCCAAGGTCGAAAAGCGCGTGGAAGCGGCCGAGGCGCTAACGTTCGGCAAGTGGGCCGAGAAGTACTTTGCCGAAGCGAGCCTCGCGGAATCGACCCGCACAATGCGGCGGTCCGTCTATGACCGGAACCTGGCGGCGGACTTCGGGCGGCTGAAGCTCGAGGAAATTACTCCGGTACGCCTCATGGCCAGGTGCGAAAAGATCAAGGAACGGGGGGCTGCCGCCCCCGCTGTTCAGGCGCGCGAAATCGTGCTGCAGGTATACCGTTTTGTGCAGGCGAGGGGGCTAAAAGTAGCCAATCCGGCAGAAGATATCCGGCCTTCCGCAATCGCCACCTTCAAACCGCGCGACCGGGCACTGACGCCAGCCGAAATTCATGTGTTTTTCAAGGCCCTTGAGCGCACGCCCACGCTGCCTACGCTGCGTCTGGCGGTCAGGTTCATGCTGCTGACAATGGTGCGCAAGTCGGAATTCATCCTAGCCACGTGGGATGAAGTGGATTTCAATGCGGCGGTCTGGACAATTCCAAAAGATCGTATGAAGGCCGGGCGCGCGCACAACGTTTATCTGAGCCAGCAAGCCCTCGATATTCTGGTCACCTTCAAGACGTGTTTCGGCGCAAGCTCATACCTGCATCCCGGTCGTTACGAAACGGAACTGCCGATAAGTGCCGCCACCCTGAATCGCGTGATCGACGCTGCCGTCAAGATTGTCCGCGAGAGCGGGGCAGAGGACTTCGAATCCTTCTCGGTGCATGACCTGCGGAGAACGGCCAGCACGCAGTTACATGAAGCCGGGTTCAACAGCGACTGGATAGAAAAGTGTCTGGCGCACGAGCAGCGCGGGGTGCGAGCCGTCTACAACAAGGCTGAATATGCCGAGCAGAGGCGCTCAATGTTGCAGGCGTGGGCGGATATGCTTGACGGCTGGATAGCAAAGGATCCCGCGACGCATAGCGCCGGTCCGGTACAGCCTGCCGAGCGCGGCTTGACTCTGACCGCATAGACGCCACACAGTGTCGAGGCTTGGAGACGGTGTATCTGTCAGAACCGAGCAGAGAGAGTGTCGGTCGGCTAATGACAGGCAGGAGTGCAGGCGAGTACATTTCTCGAACTCGAACTTTCCATGTACTCGAAAACGTACTCGTCTGCACCTGGATTATTTCTTTCCAATAATGGACGGCAACGGACTAAAAGCGCTGCACGTCCAACTGCTCGATCAATTAATTTCGACTCCTCTATACCTCACTGAGCAGCAGT
It encodes:
- the guaA gene encoding glutamine-hydrolyzing GMP synthase; amino-acid sequence: MHDKILILDFGSQVTQLIARRVREANVYSEIHPYDVDASFIRDFAPKGVILSGGPSSVTESDTPRVPQAVFELGVPVLGICYGMQAMAEQLGGKVDIGHLREFGYAEVRARNHTSLLEGISDFTTPEGHGMLKVWMSHGDKVLEMPAGFQLMASTESCPIAAMADETRHFYGLQWHPEVTHTVQGRAMLERFVLQICGANPDWEMGHYIDEAVAKIREQVGNEHVILGLSGGVDSSVAAALLHRAIGDQLTCVFVDHGLLRLNEAEQVMATFADHLGVKVIHVDASEVFLSKLAGVTDPEAKRKIIGAEFVEVFQTEANKLTDAKWLAQGTIYPDVIESAGKGKKATQTIKSHHNVGGLPETLNLKLLEPLRELFKDEVRELGVKLGLPPAMVYRHPFPGPGLGVRILGEVRRDFADLLRRADAIFIETLRTFIDKETGKSWYDLTSQAFAVFLPVKSVGVMGDGRTYEYVVALRAVQTLDFMTAHWAHLPHDLLGHVSNRIINEVRGINRVVYDISGKPPATIEWE
- a CDS encoding site-specific integrase, whose product is MLTDLELRALKPAGRIYKVADQRGLYVAVTVSGVVSFRFDYRLNGRRETLVIGRYDPRLPARGVRETHELSFGMSLSLAEARLLIERARRDVEQGISPSRAKVEKRVEAAEALTFGKWAEKYFAEASLAESTRTMRRSVYDRNLAADFGRLKLEEITPVRLMARCEKIKERGAAAPAVQAREIVLQVYRFVQARGLKVANPAEDIRPSAIATFKPRDRALTPAEIHVFFKALERTPTLPTLRLAVRFMLLTMVRKSEFILATWDEVDFNAAVWTIPKDRMKAGRAHNVYLSQQALDILVTFKTCFGASSYLHPGRYETELPISAATLNRVIDAAVKIVRESGAEDFESFSVHDLRRTASTQLHEAGFNSDWIEKCLAHEQRGVRAVYNKAEYAEQRRSMLQAWADMLDGWIAKDPATHSAGPVQPAERGLTLTA